The following are encoded in a window of Salinigranum halophilum genomic DNA:
- a CDS encoding J domain-containing protein, with protein MLLEWLSLLPPWLLTGVVLGSVASCCVAVVFFVGDRLFPTAPVDQSRRIDGTVRRRQEIRQYLVDIDERFREDVAVHGETVAFYLPERDVAITFDAKAYFRIEEAGTYTVLCEHEMPGRGLGRRLPFDVPELAPDTPADPISTAFAELELDPTATSKEVKSAYRSKIKEAHPDHGGDREEFQRLQEAYATARDHAGAEPDAVTA; from the coding sequence GTGCTACTGGAGTGGCTGTCTCTGCTCCCGCCGTGGCTGCTCACCGGGGTCGTCCTCGGCTCCGTCGCCTCGTGCTGTGTCGCCGTCGTCTTCTTCGTCGGCGACCGGTTGTTCCCGACGGCGCCGGTCGACCAGAGCCGGCGCATCGACGGGACGGTCCGCCGTCGGCAGGAGATACGGCAGTATCTCGTCGACATCGACGAACGCTTCCGCGAAGACGTGGCCGTCCACGGCGAGACGGTCGCCTTCTATCTCCCCGAGCGCGACGTCGCCATCACCTTCGACGCGAAGGCGTACTTCCGCATCGAGGAGGCGGGGACGTACACGGTGCTCTGTGAACACGAGATGCCGGGTCGCGGACTGGGCCGACGTCTCCCGTTCGACGTGCCGGAACTCGCACCCGACACACCGGCAGACCCCATCAGTACGGCCTTCGCCGAACTCGAACTCGACCCGACGGCCACGTCGAAGGAGGTGAAGTCGGCGTACCGCTCCAAGATAAAAGAGGCACACCCCGACCACGGGGGTGACCGCGAGGAGTTCCAGCGGCTCCAGGAGGCGTACGCCACGGCGCGAGACCACGCCGGGGCCGAGCCCGACGCGGTGACCGCATAG
- a CDS encoding DUF7839 domain-containing protein: MSRALEDKRTATRLRVLVEITDRQPAVSQGEIADAVGVTSQAVSEYIRDLVADGYVEKEGRSRYRTTKEGVDWLFREIKSIRQFADHVTEDVLQSVQEDAALATERIEAGETVTLSLREGLLHATPGDEGPATGTATTAAEAGQDVSITGFEGVIDMSPGTVTVCQVPRARNGGSRTIDLETLSAAAETAELVVAVGVEAVAALRRLDRDPAVNVAAGAVAAEAATKGQDVVVVASVDEAGRVADTLRDRNVTYELEPVETEGT; this comes from the coding sequence ATGAGCAGGGCTCTGGAGGACAAGCGGACCGCGACGCGCCTCCGCGTGCTCGTCGAGATCACCGACCGGCAGCCGGCGGTCAGCCAGGGCGAGATCGCCGACGCCGTCGGCGTCACCTCTCAGGCGGTGAGCGAGTACATCCGAGACCTCGTCGCCGACGGCTACGTCGAGAAGGAGGGCCGTTCGCGGTACCGCACCACCAAAGAAGGAGTCGACTGGCTCTTCCGCGAGATCAAGTCGATACGGCAGTTCGCCGACCACGTCACCGAGGACGTCCTCCAGTCCGTCCAGGAGGACGCCGCGCTCGCCACCGAGCGAATCGAGGCCGGTGAGACGGTCACGCTCTCGTTGCGCGAGGGCCTCCTCCACGCGACGCCGGGCGACGAGGGCCCGGCGACGGGGACCGCCACCACGGCGGCCGAGGCCGGACAGGACGTCTCTATCACGGGGTTCGAGGGCGTCATCGACATGTCGCCCGGGACGGTCACCGTCTGTCAGGTGCCGCGCGCGCGGAACGGCGGCAGTCGCACCATCGACCTCGAGACGCTGTCGGCGGCCGCCGAGACGGCCGAACTGGTCGTCGCCGTCGGCGTCGAGGCCGTCGCGGCGCTCCGCCGCCTCGACCGCGACCCGGCGGTGAACGTCGCGGCGGGGGCCGTCGCGGCCGAGGCGGCGACGAAAGGACAGGACGTCGTCGTCGTCGCGAGCGTCGACGAGGCGGGCCGAGTGGCCGACACGCTCCGCGACAGGAACGTGACCTACGAACTGGAGCCGGTCGAGACGGAAGGAACGTAA
- the ppsA gene encoding phosphoenolpyruvate synthase, with translation MAVLWLDDVRSDDLETVGGKAASLGELTAAGLPVPPGFVVTAGTYRTFIEEAGIDEELFEAVDVDSEDSKALARAHERAHELIMETPIPDAVAEEILTAYRSIDDGEAFVAVRSSATAEDLPDASFAGQQETFLNVREDDLLRRVKECWASLFSQRAIYYRNQKGFDHDKVDIAVVVQRMVDAEKSGVMFTSHPSTGEPRIIIEAAWGLGEAVVSGAVSPDNYVVNRATQRTEDVTVADKKLMHVKDAETGETVEREVPDSRREERVLSDEEIARLVDLGEEVETHYGQPQDVEWAVYDGEVYMLQSRPITTISDTAVSNVENVSGSNGSAADGEMAGGNGQAGVGEVVLRGLGASPGIASGPARVVTKLDHLDQVAEGDIIVTEMTMPDMVPAMKRAAGIVTDEGGMTSHAAIVSRELGVPAVVGCGSATRELEDGQQITIDGDKGTIREGVESKEKQRQPVEDARPKTPVKPMTATEVKVNVSIPEAAERAAATGADGVGLLRIEHMVLSLGKTPERFIEDNGERAYVDEIIEGVRTVADEFYPRPVRVRTLDAPSDEFRQLQGGEDVPREHNPMLGYRGIRRSLGNPSVFKLELEAFRRLYDMGYDNLEVMFPLVNDAEDVIRARKHMKDAGIDPEKREWGVMIETPASALQVGTMAEAGIDFASFGTNDLTQYTLAVDRNNENVASVYDELHPAVLELVGSTIETCREHGVKTSICGQAGSKPKMVQYLVESGVSSISANIDAVRDVQHEVKRVEQRLLLDSVR, from the coding sequence ATGGCAGTGCTCTGGCTGGACGATGTGCGGTCCGATGACCTGGAGACGGTCGGGGGCAAGGCGGCTTCGCTGGGCGAACTCACGGCGGCGGGGCTTCCGGTCCCGCCGGGCTTCGTCGTGACCGCCGGGACGTACCGGACGTTCATCGAGGAAGCCGGCATCGACGAGGAGTTGTTCGAGGCCGTCGACGTCGACTCGGAGGACTCGAAGGCGCTCGCACGTGCCCACGAGCGGGCGCACGAGCTCATCATGGAGACGCCCATCCCCGACGCCGTCGCCGAGGAGATCCTGACGGCGTACCGCTCTATCGACGACGGGGAGGCGTTCGTCGCCGTCCGCTCTTCGGCGACGGCAGAGGACCTGCCCGACGCCTCGTTCGCCGGCCAGCAGGAGACGTTCCTCAACGTCCGCGAGGACGACCTGCTCCGCCGGGTCAAAGAGTGCTGGGCGTCGCTGTTCTCTCAGCGCGCTATCTACTACCGGAACCAGAAGGGGTTCGACCACGACAAGGTCGACATCGCCGTCGTCGTCCAGCGGATGGTCGACGCCGAGAAGTCCGGCGTGATGTTCACCTCCCACCCCTCGACAGGGGAACCACGAATCATCATCGAGGCCGCGTGGGGGCTGGGCGAGGCGGTCGTCTCCGGGGCCGTCTCCCCCGACAACTACGTCGTCAACCGCGCGACCCAGCGCACCGAGGACGTCACCGTCGCCGACAAGAAGCTGATGCACGTGAAAGACGCCGAGACGGGCGAGACCGTCGAGCGTGAGGTCCCCGATTCGCGCCGCGAGGAACGCGTGCTCTCGGACGAGGAGATCGCCCGCCTCGTCGACCTCGGTGAGGAGGTCGAGACGCACTACGGCCAGCCACAGGACGTCGAGTGGGCCGTCTACGACGGCGAGGTGTACATGCTCCAGTCGCGACCCATCACGACTATCTCCGACACTGCCGTCTCCAACGTCGAGAACGTCTCCGGGTCGAACGGGTCCGCGGCGGACGGTGAGATGGCGGGCGGGAACGGCCAGGCCGGCGTCGGCGAGGTCGTCCTGCGCGGGTTGGGCGCGAGCCCCGGCATCGCCTCGGGGCCGGCGCGGGTCGTCACGAAACTCGACCACCTCGACCAGGTCGCAGAAGGCGACATCATCGTCACGGAGATGACGATGCCCGACATGGTGCCCGCGATGAAGCGGGCGGCCGGCATCGTCACCGACGAGGGCGGGATGACGTCGCACGCCGCCATCGTCTCCCGCGAACTCGGCGTCCCCGCCGTCGTCGGCTGTGGCTCCGCCACTCGGGAGCTAGAGGACGGCCAGCAGATCACCATCGACGGGGACAAGGGGACCATCCGCGAGGGCGTCGAGTCGAAGGAGAAACAGCGCCAGCCAGTCGAGGACGCCCGGCCGAAGACGCCGGTCAAACCGATGACCGCGACGGAGGTCAAGGTCAACGTCTCCATCCCCGAGGCCGCCGAGCGCGCGGCCGCCACGGGCGCGGACGGCGTCGGCCTCCTCCGCATCGAACACATGGTGCTCTCGCTGGGGAAGACGCCCGAGCGGTTCATCGAGGACAACGGCGAGCGCGCCTACGTCGACGAGATAATCGAGGGCGTCCGGACCGTCGCCGACGAGTTCTACCCCCGGCCGGTGCGCGTCCGCACGCTCGACGCTCCCTCCGACGAGTTCCGGCAGTTACAGGGCGGTGAGGACGTCCCGCGCGAGCACAACCCGATGCTCGGCTACCGCGGCATCCGGCGCTCTCTCGGTAACCCGTCGGTGTTCAAGCTCGAACTGGAGGCGTTCCGTCGGCTGTACGACATGGGGTACGACAACCTCGAGGTGATGTTCCCGCTCGTCAACGACGCGGAGGACGTCATCCGCGCCCGCAAACACATGAAGGACGCGGGCATCGACCCCGAGAAGCGCGAGTGGGGCGTGATGATCGAGACGCCCGCCTCCGCGCTTCAGGTGGGAACGATGGCGGAAGCCGGCATCGACTTCGCGTCGTTCGGCACCAACGACCTCACACAGTACACCCTCGCCGTCGACCGCAACAACGAGAACGTCGCGAGCGTCTACGACGAACTCCACCCCGCCGTGTTGGAGCTCGTCGGCTCGACCATCGAGACCTGCCGCGAACACGGCGTGAAGACGAGCATCTGCGGGCAGGCGGGCTCGAAGCCGAAGATGGTGCAGTATCTCGTCGAGTCGGGCGTCTCGTCCATCTCCGCGAACATCGACGCCGTCCGTGACGTCCAACACGAGGTCAAGCGCGTCGAACAGCGCCTGCTGCTCGACTCGGTCCGTTAA